Proteins co-encoded in one Malus domestica chromosome 09, GDT2T_hap1 genomic window:
- the LOC103411183 gene encoding AAA-ATPase At3g28580-like, giving the protein MAKMGDMWGQLGSVMASMVFAYAMFKQFFPDNLGDILEKYCHKLVAYVYPYIQITFDEYNSDFYRRSEVYSAIQNYLSTKSSTRAKRLKAHEVKGSKALVLGMDDNEEVTDEFEGIKLWWASKKSATKKASFSFFPDYDERKMYKLTFHRRHRDVVMGSYLDHVRQEGKAIAVKNRQRKLYINNTGKGTKWSHVVFEHPATFETLAMDPKEKQAIINDLLKFGKGKDYYKKIGKAWKRGYLLYGPPGTGKSTMISAISNLMNYDVYDLELTAVKDNTELRKLLIDISGKAIIVIEDIDCSLDLTGQRKKKKVEEAKDGDEKDQILKKPEEEENTTSKVTLSGLLNFIDGIWSACGGERLIVFTTNYVDKLDPALIRRGRMDKHIKLSYCCYEAFKVLARNYLDLETHELFGTIERLLGETDMTPADVAENLMPKSDVEDAESCLKNLIEALEAAKEAARVKAEEEAKQKAEEEAKLKAEEEAKQKAEEDEKEKKDESTREEVKCNGTLAEKVQENGATPLII; this is encoded by the coding sequence ATGGCGAAGATGGGGGATATGTGGGGGCAGCTCGGCTCGGTGATGGCGAGCATGGTGTTTGCTTATGCCATGTTCAAGCAATTCTTCCCAGACAATCTCGGCGACATCCTTGAAAAATACTGTCACAAATTAGTAGCCTATGTCTACCCCTACATCCAAATCACCTTCGACGAATACAACAGCGACTTTTACCGGCGGAGCGAGGTCTACTCGGCCATCCAGAACTACCTCAGCACGAAATCCTCGACGCGGGCGAAGCGCCTCAAGGCTCATGAGGTTAAAGGAAGCAAGGCTTTGGTTCTAGGCATGGACGACAACGAGGAGGTCACCGACGAGTTCGAGGGCATCAAGCTCTGGTGGGCGTCCAAGAAGAGCGCGACGAAAAAGGCATCCTTTTCGTTCTTTCCCGATTACGATGAGAGGAAGATGTACAAGCTGACGTTCCACCGCCGGCATAGGGACGTTGTCATGGGGTCGTATCTTGACCATGTGAGGCAGGAGGGGAAGGCGATCGCGGTTAAGAACAGGCAGCGGAAGCTCTACATCAACAACACCGGAAAGGGCACGAAGTGGAGCCATGTGGTGTTTGAGCATCCGGCGACATTTGAGACATTGGCGATGGATCCGAAGGAGAAACAGGCGATAATTAACGATCTTTTGAAGTTCGGAAAGGGGAAGGACTACTATAAGAAAATCGGGAAGGCTTGGAAGAGGGGTTACCTCCTTTACGGGCCACCGGGGACAGGGAAGTCCACCATGATCTCCGCCATATCGAACTTAATGAATTATGATGTCTATGATCTAGAGCTGACCGCGGTTAAGGACAACACCGAGCTGAGAAAGCTGCTGATTGACATATCCGGTAAGGCGATTATTGTGATCGAGGACATTGATTGCTCGCTTGATCTTACCGGGCagcgaaagaagaagaaagtagaGGAGGCCAAAGATGGTGATGAAAAGGATCAAATTCTGAAAAAGccggaagaagaagagaacacAACTAGCAAGGTGACTCTTTCGGGGCTGCTGAATTTTATCGATGGCATTTGGTCTGCGTGTGGAGGGGAGAGACTGATCGTGTTTACGACTAATTATGTGGATAAACTTGATCCTGCTCTGATTAGAAGAGGAAGGATGGACAAGCACATAAAACTGTCCTACTGCTGCTACGAGGCGTTCAAAGTTCTTGCTAGGAATTATTTGGATTTGGAAACGCACGAGTTGTTTGGAACCATTGAGCGCTTGTTGGGAGAGACCGACATGACACCTGCCGATGTTGCGGAGAATCTGATGCCAAAATCTGATGTCGAGGATGCTGAGTCGTGTTTGAAGAACTTGATTGAAGCGCTCGAGGCTGCCAAGGAGGCGGCGAGAGTGAAGGCGGAGGAGGAAGCAAAACAGAAGGCGGAGGAAGAAGCGAAACTGAAGGCGGAGGAAGAAGCGAAACAGAAGGCGGAGGAAGACgaaaaggagaagaaagatGAATCTACCAGAGAGGAAGTGAAATGTAATGGAACATTAGCTGAAAAAGTTCAGGAAAATGGTGCCACCCCATTAATAATCTAA